The window GATAGCTACTCGGAGGACTCAATTTTACAGATAACACTTGCTTTTAATCACTTTGGACAAGGGTTGATCCAGAGGATGCCAAGAGTGAGATGGGGATTTGTTCATGCAGTCAACAATGACTATACTCACTGGCTTATGTATGCAATTGGTGGAAGCCAACACCCCACCATCCTCAGCCAGGGCAACCGGTTCATCGCCCCGCCTAACCCTAATGCAAAGGAGGTAAAATTAACAATATCTGTGACCAACAAAGTTTCATCACTATCCTGATCATGGAAAGAAGTGAACACACACATTATATTGTGACTAGCTCTTAGTTGAAATTGATgctcattctttttttttttgtaggtgACCAAAAGGGAGTATTCACCTGAAAGTGTGTGGAAGAATTGGGTGTGGAGATCACAGGGAGATCTGATGATGAACGGAGCGTTCTTTGTGGAATCTGGAAATCCCAATCATATATTCATGAAGGGTCCTGATATGATCCACCCCAGGCCAGGTTCATATGCAAGTAGGCTAACAAGATTTTCAGGCTCTTTGAACTGCATTGAAGGGAAGCCTTGTTAAAGCTTGTCTGCGCCAATTTTCTACTAATAGAAATACGACCTGAAACTATAGAAGTCAGTTTGCTCCCTTTCTCCTCTCAAATGCAAAGCTGCTAGTAGAAGGGGAGAATGAGTGTGAGCTAAGATGGAAATGCTTTTAGGTTTTTGATGCTCTGTGCTTCTGTAAATTCTTGAGTCCATGTCCTTTTTCCTTCTACCAATGTAAAAGTGATAAATCCAATAAAATCGCAATTCCAATTGATAGTAGCTATTTTTCATGATATTTGGACACTCCGAGATAAGGATGTTGCTGCCACTGAAACAACAAATAAACAAGGCATTctagaaatcactcatttctgcAATACAAACGTGAAGGTTTTCTGTATTCTAATAACCAATATCCCTGGTTTTGGAGTCAGGAGTACATACCAAAAGAAAATACATCTGTACAAAATAATCGTTATACAAAATTTCTACTTCTTGTATTGTGCCAATTGAAGGGCATAATTGCTTTGCTCTGGCAAAAATTCTGCACCTGATTATATaaatattgaaagaaaataagaataaaGATCTGGATGCTGTTTTATCTTGCAATTGAGTAACTAAATCTGGCAGCTAAATTGTGTTCATCGGATTTGCTATCAAAAGCTGAAGATAATGGTGTTAATATCATATGATTGACATTGATCCCCTCAAGGTATATCATCTCTCCTCCAAGAAGATGTCATCTCACTAAATTGCAGAAATTGTTTATCAATCAGTTTTAAGATCTGAAAAGGAGTTGATcacacaaataaaaaaaactagtGTAGCAACTCGTAAGTTGGGAAAAAAGTGATATCCAACAAATTAATTATGTCTAAGAATTAGTAAAAGCATCAAAATTTGGAGTATTTTCGCGTCAAAAGATATACATCCAAAATAGCTAATACATGGTGTGTTATAATGTTATCTCATAACATTAACATTAGGATGGATTTCCAAGTATAAATAAGCACATTCTGGTTTTACTTAAAGTACAACATTTATTTGAGAATAGCCAGATTCTATTTCAACCATAAATTTCAGCTTTACTGGTTCAAAGATTAGTTGTTGAGTACTTTAGGTTATATCTCATATCCTATATACTCCCTCCTTTCCATTTTATATGATGCTTTTTCCTTTTTGGTCTCATTCCAAAGATTGATACTTTTGACTTTTCTATATTTGGAAAGCCCTTAATATTAACATTCCCATTTTGCTTTAGTGACATGTTCTTATAGTAATTGACAAAGGATGTTGAAGACCACTAAGTACTAAGGTgtcgtttggtacgagggataaggTGGGATTAAATTTATACCGTGTTTGAATGGCGGTATAAATTTATACCTCTAACCAACACGGTATAAATTTAATCCCAGACTTAATCCATGATATCCCATCTTATCCCATCAAACTTGGGATTATTTTATCCCACCTCCCCTGTGGTATAAATTAGTCCTGGGATTATTCCTAGGATTATAATACCGGGATAATTTAGTCcgcgtaccaaacgacccctaagggtACTTGCACAAAAATATTTGGCTTATTTGTCGAAAGTGTTTTTAGAACTCTGCTTCCTGTTTAACACCATCATATAAAataagagggagtattatttattAGCTACCAATATATGACTTCTCCATTTCAAAAATACCACCAGATATAGATGTTCTTTTGTGTTATAAACTTGATGCAAATTCATTCTTCAGGTAAAAACAGTATAGATAGAAACTGATTACACACCCCTTCAGAGTAAAAATTAAGTGTATGTAAGTTGTAACATTATCTAAAGCTAGAATTGCAGGGCGGAACAATAGACCAATAATCTAGAAGTGTATACACATAATAGGTAAAAGACGGGAAACTACTGTCAATGATAGTTTGATGATATTTGCATGAAAAGATGTCCATATAATTTTCTCTTTTCCgtttaattaatttcataaacCACAATTGCTTTCAGAATGAGTGGTGTAGACAAACTAAATGTGATGCTGCAGGCATGACAAACCTTTCTGATTCTGATTGATAGTCCTAATTTCTCTTCTTGTCAAAAGAGGTGCCTCAAGTTTCATCAATTTGGTGAACTGCAGGAGACAATAGAAAGATGCAGCAGAAAAAAGACTCTTGTCATTCCTAAATTGCTTTCAGAAGGTAGAGAAACTCTTCACCCTCTAGATAATAAAGGGCATGTCTAATAACATAGAAATCAATTTACCAAGGATATATACCTGTGAAGTCTTCAGCTCGAGCTCTTCCCATTCTAGAGATGAATCACTTCCTTCCACTATCCCAGTTCCCGCATAAATTAATGCGCCAAGACCCTAGTTATTTCATTTTAATAACAGTGTTCAAAATACATCACTTAAATATATTACTATAACATACGAAATTGGATTAGAAATATTTGTAACAACAAAATTGATTTTTTTCTAACATGTGAAACATTAAGTAGGGAACCTGTGAATCATTATTGATATATAGCAAAAGTAAATACTTATATAGGCGATGCCTGATTTAATTAGTCCCTCATAAAAAAATTACATCATGTGGTTATGTGTGGagaaaacgagttctctgaaGAGGAGAAGTACTCTTGGACGAAGGTGAAATGCAATGAAATATTAACCTCACCTTTTCAACCAAAGCTGACCTTATTCCAACAGCAAATTCACTCTCTTCCcctccaaaccaaccaacagGACCAGCATACATTCCTCGGTCAAACATTTCTGGGAAACATCAGCTGATTAAAAGATATACCAGAGCACAAGGTCCAAGAAGCCATGGGTTGATTATCAAAACCTATTAGAATGACTAATTACAGCATTTGAAAGCACCAGCAGCATCCAGGCCGCACATGGAAATCTATGCATGACTTTGCCTTTTGAAAAATATTCCCATATACTGCCAGTGAATATCATGATGAGGATAACTAAGGACAAGTCTTAAGGTTAGATATAGAAAAGCATTTTGAAGCAAGGGAAATCAGGCTTTCTATGACTGGTTGAGGTAATAAGTGGACAATCTGATCCATTAACTACAAGCCTATATTTTCCATTCTGTTATCTTTCTATTCTATCCACCAAGATAAGAAGTCACCTAACATTTTTGGTGCAAAAAGAGCTGGGTAAAAAAAGATTAATCATACCGGTTTCTGAAATAAAAGCCCGTGCATCTTCTGTTGGATACCCACAAACTGCTGGAGTAGGGTGAATGGACGACAAGATCTTAAACTGGAAAACTGTAGATGTTTAGTATGCTACTTTGTAAAAGGAACAGAGGAAACAATAAGTTCATCTATACGTATAATCAGCAAATCTTTACTGATAGTAGAAATTCAAAGTGAGCTTTTGTTTCATCAGTTTTGCCAATTAGAGGGAGTGATTATGAACTAATTAAGGAAGATTGCTTGAGAAAATACTGATGGATGCGTCGTCAATCAGTTCTAGTTCTCATGAAACTTACCATCTCAGTAACTAGTAGATGGATTAAAAAAGATATCAAGACTTACCTCCTCATCTTCAGTCTGGAGTCTTCCCCTCAATCGAGCATAAAGATGTTGAACTCTCGGAAATTTTCTTATTGCTTTCTTTGGTTCAATTAAGACGCTGGAACACACAGCCTATGAAACAAAATAAGCTAGCTTTATACAACATGAAAGGTTCCTGAGATATCCTAAAAGTGGACAAGGGaacttttgaaatttcaaatttggaATAGATCAAATTTGACATGCTAAATTTTCAACACGTCAACAAAATGGACATGTCACCAAAAATTATTGAACAAGTGCAAATCTCAAATTGGAAAGTTCAAAAGTGCGCCTTCCCTTATGAAGTCCTCTTAAGAAGATTCTGTTTAGAAGCCACTTAACCAGGCTTACCTCCAATTTTCTTCTTATGCACTCCCGTACTATAGCAAACTCATTATGGTCCTTGGCACTGCAGAAGAATAAAAGAATATAGACAATACACCACTGGACAAAGAAATACAATAATAACATAATGTGTTTTATCTATAAAGCACAAAAGATGAACCTGGATAGTAAATCCTGTCCTATCTTAAGATCCAGAAGCTCTGATCCACCCCTAGCCCGTGTTCCAGCTAAAGCCTCGCTACAGATGCTGAGGCTGTCCCGATGAAATAGCTGCTCTGGCTATTCAAAAAGAGCATAAGTATTAAATAAAACTGTTTTATCTCCTCACCATTTCTACATCCAGTATACAAAAGATCCATGTACTTTGATACCATGACTTATAATTGGCACTAGAAACATTCAGAAGTGAGTTTGATGCTCCAGATAAATAGAAGATAGTCGGTATGGGATCTCTTTACTGAATTTCAATAGATGGAGCAAGAACTTCGTCACAAGAATCCAGTTCTCACCAGTACAACTGCTTTGCTTATCTCCTGAACTTGCTATCAGTAAATGGTTTCATCTATTTACCAGTATCGtaattaaagtaaataaaaactcagctataaaaaatttaataagaTTCTTTTCATTCTAAACGCATTAAGGATGTTTGTGGTCAGGCAATTTAGCTTCATGTCCTTTCAATGTTGAAGATGATGGCTTCATGATGGCATCAGGATTTCATACTTGAAATATTTTCAGAATGCACACATAATTAATATATTTCTCTTCACTCAACAAATACACAAACACAGAAATAACTGTTTTCAGTGCCAATAACTCTTCACATATTAAATGATATAATGAAAGGTGCAATGTAGAACCATTCGGAAATATTTTGCTTGATGTGAATAGTCATTTCACCTGGTCGATGGACCATAATCTATGTTAGTGTCAACCTTGAGGGGATGCGCACCAAAGAAAGGATACATTCTATGGATTGAATACATTGCTTCATTACACCATTTAGTTATTGAGAAAGAGTTTGAATTACAGTGTTTCCAATGAATGCCGCTGACTGGGGAGGTTGCAAACAGAACTGATATGCATTTTCTCCTTCAACCTGCAAGACTTAATTCTCTATATTTTAGCAAAAGAAAAGATACTATGCTAGTGAACTGTTTATCATTATAAGGTAGCTAATCAACACCTTTAAGCAAGCTAACCATGTTAAAGGATCAATGTCCGCAGCTGTCACAACTCTGGTGCTACGAGCAAGTACCACCTGCGGTTTACAGGAAAAGGTATGCACTTTAACACCACCTAGATTTACTTGTTATGAAGTATGAACCCATATACTAATGTGAGCATCAGCTGTAtcattttgttctgctatttcTATTAGTCCTCTATGACAATACTTCATTTTAGAGTAAAAGCAATACATTGTTAGAATATAACTCAAACGTAAAGAACACAGCTGACAACCTTGATAAGCATCGGGTCGTTTCTTCTTATTATTTGCAAAGCACGCTTAACAGCTTGGTCCCAAGATGCTTTACCAGGGACATGAGTACTTGCAAGTATATGTGAATGAGGGATTTTTTTCTGCACCCTCATAAGAACGGAGGAAACCTGCATTCATTAACATAGGGTTTAAAAGAAAAGTTAATGAGGAAAGAAAAAATGGAATAAAATGAAACGACAACCAAACAAAAAGGATTAAATGAAGCGAGAAGGAGAGACCTGCCATATTGTGGCCTGAAGTACTTCTATTGCCCTCTGGTACGTGCAAGAGACAGCATTATCCCATGCGACTGTTGCAGCAATAACCGAACTTCCTTCCAgctcatcaaactcaacctgtcATTTAGCATCTAGCAACGGATGGATTATATTCAAGAGACAACATGTCTAACAAATAGGTCCTAAGCAATGAAGAGATGAAAGTCAATCCATTTACCTGAGGGACCATGAAATAAAATGAACCAAAAGCACTCCATTCAGGGCCTATATTGGCTGTTGCATCAAATCGGATTGCCCCATAAGCACGAATTAGAGGACATTTCTTGGAGAGGAACCTTTGGCAGAGATAAAACAATGCTAGCCTTCAGAACATAAACAAGGAGTTTAACCAAGTCTTTTGCTAACTATGGTTCCAGGTTGTCCAATTATTGCTAGCTGAGATCCTTGTGCGATTCCtgtttctcttatttctttttaaGAATCTTTTCTGAAGTCTAGCTCCAATAATCTCTGATTAGGATACTATCTGATAAAAAATGTCAGTTCTAGCGTAAAACTAAATTTCAAGTCCAGTTTATTGTCTTTTCTTTTAATAACCATGGTGTCTGGGGCAGATTGcatgcacctcgactaattccacgggatacctACTACCTCAACAGGTACCACGTAACTCTGTCCAGCAAGCTCGGACAGATTTCAAGTCCAGTTTATTATCTTTGTGAAGTTTGTGCAGCTCCTAATTTTCAACTATTATTTAGTAACACTAAAATTGCATAAAACATCATTAGCCATGTCAGATTGCCATAAAATGTGAAAGGGAAAAATAACATCCGTGGGTTGATCAGTTCAACTTGAAATAATATAATGCAAAAAAGTTGTATCAGTAGTGGTCCTTAAAAATAAGACAAACTAAGCAACTGTGAACTTAGGCATAGCAATCTCATTGACTCAAACAAGATGGAAAAACAAAGTCAAAGTTAAACAATAACTTCTGGAACCTATGTGTTACCACTACCCACATTTGGGACCATGTCATGTGAtgatcttttcctttttttaataagGCAAAACAGATGTCCTTTAACAactttatttcttcaatttgtttcatgattTTCTCGAATCATTAACGTCATCAACTCCCTTAATCtgaatcatatttttcaaaatttaaacttGATGAGTTCATCCTCTAATATTGACtcatttatttataaaattataggttcagaatttaatatttattgaaTTTTTGGTGATTTTCAGACACAGACACATTTACTTTTACACAT is drawn from Nicotiana tabacum cultivar K326 chromosome 22, ASM71507v2, whole genome shotgun sequence and contains these coding sequences:
- the LOC107775128 gene encoding isochorismate synthase, chloroplastic isoform X1, with the protein product MQCVIQKKPKKTRANFLYLSHRFFYIVMAVGAKHCTLRESSLMKCSLLSSPLYGKQSIHFSNSSQRYHQSCSLSMNGCQGDPRAPIGTIETRTLPAVSSPALAMERLNSAISDLLKSEPPPYHSGIIRLEVPIEEQIEALEWLHAQNHVLLPRCFFSGRRAAVDSEMCFIDHTTKRNGTSHSSSKVVSVAGVGSAVFFTHLRPFSFDDWRAIRRFLSKKCPLIRAYGAIRFDATANIGPEWSAFGSFYFMVPQVEFDELEGSSVIAATVAWDNAVSCTYQRAIEVLQATIWQVSSVLMRVQKKIPHSHILASTHVPGKASWDQAVKRALQIIRRNDPMLIKVVLARSTRVVTAADIDPLTWLACLKVEGENAYQFCLQPPQSAAFIGNTPEQLFHRDSLSICSEALAGTRARGGSELLDLKIGQDLLSSAKDHNEFAIVRECIRRKLEAVCSSVLIEPKKAIRKFPRVQHLYARLRGRLQTEDEEFKILSSIHPTPAVCGYPTEDARAFISETEMFDRGMYAGPVGWFGGEESEFAVGIRSALVEKGLGALIYAGTGIVEGSDSSLEWEELELKTSQFTKLMKLEAPLLTRREIRTINQNQKGAEFLPEQSNYALQLAQYKK
- the LOC107775128 gene encoding isochorismate synthase, chloroplastic isoform X3: MQCVIQKKPKKTRANFLYLSHRFFYIVMAVGAKHCTLRESSLMKCSLLSSPLYGKQSIHFSNSSQRYHQSCSLSMNGCQGDPRAPIGTIETRTLPAVSSPALAMERLNSAISDLLKSEPPPYHSGIIRLEVPIEEQIEALEWLHAQNHVLLPRCFFSGRRAAVDSEMCFIDHTTKRNGTSHSSSKVVSVAGVGSAVFFTHLRPFSFDDWRAIRRFLSKKCPLIRAYGAIRFDATANIGPEWSAFGSFYFMVPQVEFDELEGSSVIAATVAWDNAVSCTYQRAIEVLQATIWQVSSVLMRVQKKIPHSHILASTHVPGKASWDQAVKRALQIIRRNDPMLIKVVLARSTRVVTAADIDPLTWLACLKVEGENAYQFCLQPPQSAAFIGNTPEQLFHRDSLSICSEALAGTRARGGSELLDLKIGQDLLSSAKDHNEFAIVRECIRRKLEAVCSSVLIEPKKAIRKFPRVQHLYARLRGRLQTEDEEFKILSSIHPTPAVCGYPTEDARAFISETEMFDRGMYAGPVGWFGGEESEFAVGIRSALVEKGLGALIYAGTGIVEGSDSSLEWEELELKTSQFTKLMKLEAPLLTRREIRTINQNQKVR
- the LOC107775128 gene encoding isochorismate synthase, chloroplastic isoform X2, coding for MQCVIQKKPKKTRANFLYLSHRFFYIVMAVGAKHCTLRESSLMKCSLLSSPLYGKQSIHFSNSSQRYHQSCSLSMNGCQGDPRAPIGTIETRTLPAVSSPALAMERLNSAISDLLKSEPPPYHSGIIRLEVPIEEQIEALEWLHAQNHVLLPRCFFSGRRAAVDSEMCFIDHTTKRNGTSHSSSKVVSVAGVGSAVFFTHLRPFSFDDWRAIRRFLSKKCPLIRAYGAIRFDATANIGPEWSAFGSFYFMVPQVEFDELEGSSVIAATVAWDNAVSCTYQRAIEVLQATIWQVSSVLMRVQKKIPHSHILASTHVPGKASWDQAVKRALQIIRRNDPMLIKVVLARSTRVVTAADIDPLTWLACLKVEGENAYQFCLQPPQSAAFIGNTPEQLFHRDSLSICSEALAGTRARGGSELLDLKIGQDLLSSAKDHNEFAIVRECIRRKLEAVCSSVLIEPKKAIRKFPRVQHLYARLRGRLQTEDEEFKILSSIHPTPAVCGYPTEDARAFISETEMFDRGMYAGPVGWFGGEESEFAVGIRSALVEKGLGALIYAGTGIVEGSDSSLEWEELELKTSQFTKLMKLEAPLLTRREIRTINQNQKDLKTD